A single window of Castor canadensis chromosome 3, mCasCan1.hap1v2, whole genome shotgun sequence DNA harbors:
- the Zc2hc1c gene encoding zinc finger C2HC domain-containing protein 1C, translated as MAGLQLAPHLPVGVMFPHNKTEAPGLHSAKQDPYEQGDSSQQSSMGHLRNNFQQKLLSNKELALDNVFMHPKWNTCSKTGSYSYSLCAGISQQDLGSNTQGQGKGLFYSSSSQSRYPKVNDQDVIPFTKKRVGVDRAYPLKPMVHRKSCSTGEAGSDGEQNVYPKSPELREFSDSNFGLRNWVNSSNLSAMQGETSMANLHRTEWMQIQRLEAAGESLKEEIRKKEILLREKLKKTEEGLRRIQKEKKQTKENEDRELWRTVLPRRRVKGNTDNITYKPVFSPEFASEEVFSRDREEDETWGRSQVNTASLRFSDYGIQRLKRERLVASNNKIQARVSGLSAEKFSQPLEEPNSGLQESTRSSSLSRTPGSSGSSCSTQEPELGKCSYCGRTFLLPRLERHSTVCGRMQGSKRKVFDSFRARAKGTELEQYLNWKGPAAVKAEPPRKSNWRQKHESFICTLRQAREVQQVIAKGGNLSDLPSILPAENPDYVQCPHCSRHFAPKVAERHIPKCKTIKNRPPPPRKHDS; from the exons ATGGCTGGTCTCCAGTTGGCTCCACATCTGCCTGTGGGCGTTATGTTCCCACATAATAAAACAGAAGCTCCAGGGCTCCACTCAGCCAAGCAAGACCCTTATGAACAAGGTGACTCTTCCCAGCAGTCCTCAATGGGGCACTTGAGGAACAATTTCCAGCAGAAGCTTTTGAGCAACAAAGAACTGGCATTGGATAATGTCTTCATGCACCCCAAATGGAACACCTGCTCAAAAACCGGGAGCTACTCCTATTCCCTGTGTGCTGGAATCAGCCAGCAAGACTTGGGAAGTAATACTCAGGGCCAAGGAAAGGGTTTGTTTTACTCATCAAGCTCTCAATCCAGGTATCCCAAAGTAAATGACCAGGACGTCATTCCCTTTACAAAGAAGCGAGTTGGTGTGGACCGGGCATACCCACTAAAACCCATGGTCCACCGGAAGTCTTGTAGTACAGGTGAAGCTGGCAGTGATGGGGAGCAGAATGTCTACCCCAAAAGCCCAGAGCTAAGAGAGTTCTCAGACAGCAACTTTGGCCTGAGGAACTGGGTAAATTCATCTAACCTTTCTGCCATGCAGGGGGAGACGTCTATGGCAAACCTCCACAGGACTGAGTGGATGCAGATCCAAAGACTAGAAGCTGCAGGGGAGAGCTTAAAGGAGGAAATCCGAAAAAAGGAGATTCTCCTGAGAGAAAAGCTGAAGAAGACAGAAGAGGGACTCAGAAGgatccagaaagaaaagaaacagaccaaggaaaatgaagacagagagCTATGGAGAACAGTACTTCCCAGGAGGAGAGTTAAAGGTAATACTGACAACATCACATACAAACCTGTATTCTCCCCAGAATTCGCGTCTGAGGAGGTGTTCagtagagacagagaagaggatgAAACTTGGGGACGATCTCAGGTGAATACTGCTTCACTCCGGTTCTCTGATTATGGAATCCAAAGGCTCAAAAGGGAAAGGCTGGTGGCAAGCAATAACAAAATCCAAGCTCGAGTATCAGGGCTCTCTGCAGAGAAGTTCTCTCAGCCTTTGGAAGAGCCCAACAGTGGTTTGCAGGAATCCACCAGAAGTTCTAGCCTGTCCAGGACACCGGGCTCCTCAGGCTCCAGCTGCTCCACTCAAGAGCCAGAGCTGGGCAAGTGCAGCTACTGTGGACGCACGTTTCTCTTGCCCAGGTTGGAGAGACACTCCACTGTCTGTGGCAGGATGCAGGGGTCCAAGAGAAAAGTGTTTGACTCCTTCAGGGCCCGCGCAAAGGGCACAGAACTAGAGCAGTATTTGAACTGGAAGGGGCCAGCTGCAGTCAAG GCTGAACCTCCTCGGAAGAGCAACTGGAGACAGAAGCATGAATCTTTCATCTGTACCCTCCGTCAGGCTCGAGAGGTCCAACAGGTAATTGCCAAAGGTGGAAACCTTTCAGACTTGCCTTCCATCCTGCCTGCAGAAAACCCAGACTATGTTCAGTGTCCTCACTGTAGTCGCCACTTTGCTCCCAAGGTGGCTGAGAGACACATTCCCAAGTGTAAGACCATCAAGAACCGTCCTCCACCTCCAAGGAAGCACGATAGTTGA
- the Acyp1 gene encoding acylphosphatase-1 isoform X3: MPVSARLAGVGLLTAFLTTLGCSTLASGFSMAEGDTLVSVDYEIFGKVQGVFFRKYTQAEGKKLGLVGWVQNTDQGTVQGQLQGPISKVRHMQEWLETRGSPKSHIDRANFNNEKVISKLDYSDFQIVK, translated from the exons ATGCCGGTGTCCGCCCGGCTAGCGGGAGTGGGCCTACTGACGGCCTTTCTTACCACCCTCGGATGCTCTACACTGGCCTCAG GTTTCAGCATGGCAGAAGGGGACACCTTGGTTTCAGTGGATTACGAAATTTTTGGGAAGGTGCAAGGGGTGTTTTTCCGAAAATACACTCAG gCTGAAGGCAAAAAGCTAGGATTGGTAGGCTGGGTCCAGAACACTGACCAGGGCACAGTGCAGGGACAACTTCAAGGTCCCATCTCCAAGGTGCGTCATATGCAGGAATGGCTTGAGACCAGAGGAAGTCCCAAATCGCACATTGACAGAGCAAACTTCAACAATGAAAAAGTCATTTCAAAGTTGGATTACTCAGACTTCCAAATTGTGAAGTAA
- the Acyp1 gene encoding acylphosphatase-1 isoform X1 has product MGFSMAEGDTLVSVDYEIFGKVQGVFFRKYTQAEGKKLGLVGWVQNTDQGTVQGQLQGPISKVRHMQEWLETRGSPKSHIDRANFNNEKVISKLDYSDFQIVK; this is encoded by the exons ATGG GTTTCAGCATGGCAGAAGGGGACACCTTGGTTTCAGTGGATTACGAAATTTTTGGGAAGGTGCAAGGGGTGTTTTTCCGAAAATACACTCAG gCTGAAGGCAAAAAGCTAGGATTGGTAGGCTGGGTCCAGAACACTGACCAGGGCACAGTGCAGGGACAACTTCAAGGTCCCATCTCCAAGGTGCGTCATATGCAGGAATGGCTTGAGACCAGAGGAAGTCCCAAATCGCACATTGACAGAGCAAACTTCAACAATGAAAAAGTCATTTCAAAGTTGGATTACTCAGACTTCCAAATTGTGAAGTAA
- the Acyp1 gene encoding acylphosphatase-1 isoform X2, giving the protein MAEGDTLVSVDYEIFGKVQGVFFRKYTQAEGKKLGLVGWVQNTDQGTVQGQLQGPISKVRHMQEWLETRGSPKSHIDRANFNNEKVISKLDYSDFQIVK; this is encoded by the exons ATGGCAGAAGGGGACACCTTGGTTTCAGTGGATTACGAAATTTTTGGGAAGGTGCAAGGGGTGTTTTTCCGAAAATACACTCAG gCTGAAGGCAAAAAGCTAGGATTGGTAGGCTGGGTCCAGAACACTGACCAGGGCACAGTGCAGGGACAACTTCAAGGTCCCATCTCCAAGGTGCGTCATATGCAGGAATGGCTTGAGACCAGAGGAAGTCCCAAATCGCACATTGACAGAGCAAACTTCAACAATGAAAAAGTCATTTCAAAGTTGGATTACTCAGACTTCCAAATTGTGAAGTAA